One segment of Pseudomonas sp. FP2196 DNA contains the following:
- the rluC gene encoding 23S rRNA pseudouridine(955/2504/2580) synthase RluC, protein MTTTAPSTPGVQLLEVSPEYAGQRIDNFLLARLKGVPKTLIYRILRKGEVRVNKGRIKPEYKLQAGDIVRVPPVRVPERDEPVPLAQGLLQRLEASIVYEDKALIVINKPAGIAVHGGSGLNFGVIEAFRQLRPDAKELELVHRLDRDTSGLLMIAKKRSMLRHLHEKLRGDGVDKRYMALVRGNWATSIKQVSAPLLKSNLRSGERMVEVNDEGKEALTVFKVLRRFGDFATMVEAKPVTGRTHQIRVHTLHAGHCIAGDSKYGDDDFTKEIRDLGGKRLFLHAYMLTVPLPDGGKLTLQAPVDEMWAKTVERLSAAP, encoded by the coding sequence ATGACAACTACTGCCCCTTCGACTCCAGGCGTTCAATTGCTTGAAGTCTCGCCGGAGTATGCCGGCCAACGAATCGACAATTTCCTCCTCGCCCGGCTCAAAGGCGTGCCCAAGACCTTGATTTACCGCATTTTGCGCAAAGGCGAAGTGAGGGTGAACAAAGGTCGGATCAAGCCCGAATACAAGCTGCAGGCCGGTGATATCGTGCGCGTGCCGCCGGTTCGCGTGCCTGAGCGTGATGAGCCGGTGCCTCTGGCCCAAGGCCTGTTGCAGCGCCTGGAAGCCTCGATTGTCTACGAAGACAAAGCCCTGATCGTGATCAACAAGCCCGCCGGCATTGCGGTTCACGGCGGCAGCGGCTTGAATTTCGGCGTAATCGAAGCCTTTCGTCAGTTGCGTCCGGATGCCAAGGAATTGGAGCTCGTTCACCGTCTCGACCGTGACACCTCCGGCCTGCTGATGATCGCCAAGAAGCGCAGCATGCTGCGTCACTTGCACGAAAAACTGCGTGGCGATGGCGTCGATAAACGCTACATGGCGCTGGTTCGCGGTAACTGGGCGACCTCGATCAAACAGGTCAGTGCGCCGTTGCTCAAGAGCAACCTGCGTTCCGGCGAGCGCATGGTCGAAGTCAACGACGAAGGCAAAGAAGCCCTGACCGTGTTCAAGGTGCTGCGCCGCTTCGGCGATTTCGCCACCATGGTCGAGGCCAAGCCTGTCACCGGTCGTACCCACCAGATTCGCGTCCACACCCTGCATGCCGGGCATTGCATCGCTGGCGACAGCAAATATGGCGATGACGATTTCACCAAGGAAATCCGCGATCTGGGGGGCAAACGCCTGTTCCTGCACGCTTACATGCTGACCGTGCCGCTGCCTGATGGCGGCAAGCTGACCTTGCAGGCGCCGGTAGACGAAATGTGGGCCAAGACTGTGGAGCGCCTGAGTGCAGCACCCTGA
- the rne gene encoding ribonuclease E, with translation MKRMLINATQPEELRVALVDGQRLYDLDIESGAREQKKANIYKGRITRIEPSLEAAFVDFGSERHGFLPLKEISREYFKKAPEGRVNIKDVLSEGQEVIVQVEKEERGNKGAALTTFISLAGRYLVLMPNNPRAGGISRRIEGEERNELREALNGLVAPADMGLIVRTAGLGRSSEEMQWDLDYLLQLWTAIKEASLDRSAPFLIYQESNVIIRAIRDYLRQDIGEVLIDSVEAQDEALTFIRQVMPQYASKIKLYEDSVPLFNRFQIESQIETAFQRVVELPSGGSIVIDPTEALVSIDINSARATKGSDIEETALQTNLEAAEEIARQLRLRDIGGLIVIDFIDMTPAKNQRAVEEKVRECLEADRARVQIGRISRFGLLEMSRQRLRPSLGESSGIVCPRCNGTGIIRDVESLSLAILRLIEEEALKDRTAEVRAQVPIPVAAFLLNEKRNSITKIELRTRARIVILPNDHLETPHFEVQRLRDDSPEAATNQSSYEIAAAAAEVEEVQPAAATRTLVRQEAAVKTAPARANAPVPTEAAAPAAPAPAPVAAPEPSLFKGLVKSLVSLFATKEEPVAPVVVEKPATERPARNEERRNGRQQSRNRNGRRDEERKPREERAPREERAPREPREERQPREALEVREPREARTEAPAAREERAPRAPREERAPRAPRAPREDRKPRGEREERVRELREPLDAAPVAAAAADVTAEERPARQPREERAPRPPREERQPRAEQAAAAVAEEEVISNEEQLQEDGSENAEGDRPRRRSRGQRRRSNRRERQRDANGNVIEGSEESESGENAEAPSTADLAAGLAVTAAVASTVISAPAEAQAHEQAERATAATLETAPVEAPVVEATTPVEVTAAPEVEVAPVREAQPQFEAFAEPATEPAVVAEAPVVVAEPVVETVAETVTETVREVREEQTAFNWVAEPAVAETPAPAYEAPVVEEAKAAEPAPAPVVEAPVVEAPVVAEAAAPVVEAAPVSALAPNGRAPNDPREVRRRKREEERLAKEAELAAAAAPVVAQPVVAEVVEAAPAPVAEETVVESVIAEAPRSVQDAVEHNEEAQEKEHEPKPLV, from the coding sequence ATGAAAAGAATGCTGATTAACGCAACTCAACCCGAAGAGTTGCGTGTTGCACTGGTAGATGGCCAACGCCTCTACGACCTGGACATCGAATCCGGTGCACGCGAGCAGAAGAAGGCCAACATCTATAAAGGCCGCATCACTCGCATCGAACCAAGCCTTGAGGCTGCCTTTGTCGATTTCGGCTCCGAGCGCCACGGCTTCCTGCCACTCAAAGAAATCTCCCGCGAATACTTCAAGAAAGCTCCTGAAGGCCGCGTCAACATCAAGGACGTCCTGAGCGAAGGTCAGGAAGTCATCGTTCAGGTGGAAAAAGAAGAACGTGGCAACAAGGGCGCAGCCCTGACCACCTTCATCAGCCTGGCCGGTCGCTACCTCGTACTGATGCCGAACAACCCGCGTGCCGGCGGTATCTCCCGTCGCATCGAAGGTGAAGAGCGCAACGAACTGCGTGAAGCGCTGAACGGTCTGGTTGCACCGGCCGACATGGGTTTGATCGTGCGCACTGCCGGCCTTGGCCGCAGCAGCGAAGAAATGCAGTGGGACCTCGACTACCTGCTGCAACTGTGGACCGCCATCAAAGAAGCCTCGCTGGATCGCTCCGCGCCGTTCCTGATCTATCAGGAAAGCAACGTGATCATCCGCGCCATCCGTGATTACCTGCGCCAGGACATCGGCGAAGTGCTGATCGACAGCGTTGAAGCCCAGGACGAAGCCCTGACCTTCATCCGCCAGGTGATGCCGCAGTACGCCAGCAAGATCAAGCTGTACGAAGACAGCGTTCCGCTGTTCAACCGTTTCCAGATCGAAAGCCAGATCGAGACCGCTTTCCAGCGCGTCGTTGAACTGCCTTCCGGCGGCTCCATCGTTATCGATCCGACCGAAGCACTGGTGTCCATCGACATCAACTCGGCGCGCGCCACCAAAGGCAGCGACATCGAAGAAACCGCACTGCAGACCAACCTTGAAGCCGCCGAAGAAATCGCCCGTCAGTTGCGCCTGCGCGACATCGGCGGCCTGATTGTCATCGACTTCATCGACATGACCCCTGCCAAGAACCAGCGTGCCGTGGAAGAGAAAGTCCGCGAATGCCTGGAAGCCGACCGCGCTCGTGTGCAGATCGGCCGCATCTCGCGCTTTGGCCTGCTGGAAATGTCCCGTCAGCGCCTGCGTCCATCGCTGGGCGAAAGCAGCGGCATCGTCTGCCCGCGTTGCAACGGCACCGGCATCATCCGTGACGTTGAATCGCTGTCGCTGGCGATCCTGCGCCTGATCGAAGAAGAAGCCCTGAAAGACCGCACTGCCGAAGTTCGCGCACAGGTGCCGATCCCGGTTGCAGCGTTCCTGCTCAACGAAAAACGCAACTCGATCACCAAGATCGAACTGCGCACCCGTGCCCGTATCGTCATTCTGCCGAACGATCACCTCGAAACGCCGCACTTCGAAGTTCAGCGCCTGCGTGATGACAGCCCGGAAGCCGCGACCAACCAGTCCAGCTACGAAATCGCTGCGGCCGCTGCCGAAGTCGAAGAAGTCCAGCCAGCCGCTGCGACCCGCACCCTGGTACGCCAGGAAGCCGCGGTCAAGACTGCTCCGGCCCGCGCCAATGCTCCGGTTCCGACCGAAGCTGCAGCCCCTGCGGCACCAGCGCCTGCTCCAGTTGCCGCACCAGAGCCTAGCCTGTTCAAAGGCCTGGTGAAGTCGCTGGTCAGCCTGTTCGCAACTAAAGAAGAGCCAGTCGCTCCGGTCGTGGTTGAAAAACCGGCTACCGAACGTCCGGCCCGCAACGAAGAGCGTCGCAACGGCCGTCAGCAGAGCCGCAACCGTAACGGTCGCCGCGATGAAGAACGCAAGCCGCGCGAAGAACGTGCACCGCGTGAAGAGCGCGCACCACGTGAGCCGCGTGAAGAGCGTCAGCCACGTGAAGCCCTAGAAGTCCGCGAGCCGCGTGAAGCCCGCACTGAAGCCCCAGCAGCCCGCGAAGAACGCGCACCACGCGCCCCTCGTGAAGAACGTGCACCACGTGCACCACGTGCCCCGCGCGAAGACCGCAAGCCACGTGGCGAGCGTGAAGAACGCGTGCGTGAACTGCGCGAGCCTCTGGACGCCGCTCCAGTTGCTGCGGCCGCTGCCGACGTGACCGCTGAAGAGCGTCCGGCCCGTCAGCCACGTGAAGAACGCGCACCGCGCCCTCCGCGTGAAGAGCGTCAACCGCGCGCCGAACAGGCCGCAGCAGCCGTCGCTGAAGAAGAAGTCATCAGCAACGAAGAGCAACTGCAGGAAGATGGTTCGGAGAACGCCGAAGGCGATCGTCCACGTCGTCGTTCCCGCGGCCAGCGTCGTCGCAGCAACCGTCGCGAGCGTCAGCGTGATGCCAACGGCAACGTAATCGAAGGTTCGGAAGAGTCCGAGTCCGGCGAAAACGCTGAAGCGCCAAGCACTGCCGATCTGGCTGCTGGCCTGGCTGTAACTGCCGCCGTCGCCAGTACTGTGATCAGCGCTCCGGCCGAAGCACAAGCCCATGAGCAAGCCGAACGCGCCACCGCCGCTACTCTGGAAACCGCTCCAGTCGAAGCACCGGTTGTTGAAGCAACGACTCCGGTAGAAGTGACTGCTGCTCCGGAAGTCGAAGTTGCACCGGTTCGCGAAGCTCAGCCGCAGTTCGAAGCTTTTGCTGAACCTGCTACTGAACCTGCAGTAGTCGCCGAAGCGCCAGTCGTTGTTGCAGAGCCGGTTGTCGAAACCGTCGCTGAAACCGTGACCGAAACCGTGCGTGAAGTTCGCGAAGAGCAGACCGCATTCAACTGGGTTGCCGAGCCTGCCGTCGCTGAAACACCAGCGCCTGCATACGAAGCGCCAGTGGTTGAAGAAGCCAAGGCTGCCGAACCTGCTCCAGCGCCTGTCGTTGAAGCACCGGTCGTCGAAGCGCCAGTAGTTGCCGAAGCAGCTGCTCCGGTCGTTGAAGCGGCTCCGGTCAGCGCTCTGGCGCCAAACGGTCGCGCGCCAAACGACCCACGTGAAGTGCGTCGTCGCAAGCGTGAAGAAGAGCGTCTGGCGAAGGAAGCCGAACTGGCCG